The Pirellulales bacterium region GGATTGCCTTCCGAAACAAGCTGGACCAAATCAAGACGCGCTTCTACGCACTCTTTCAGAACCCGGATGCCCAAGCACGGGGTTATGGCCTTGAAGATATTCTCTACGACACGTTTGACCTGTTCGAGTTGTCACCGAGAGGGCCATTCCGTCGAATCGGCGAACAGATTGATGGAGCATTCGCACACGCTGGAGACCACTTTCTTCTCGAAGCAAAATGGCAGAAAGAGCCAGTCAATCTGGCTGACCTGCGCGATCTTGACGGAGCAGTGAGCTCCAGTCTCGACAACACGCTCGGCCTCTTTGTCTCCCTGAACGGTTTCAGCGGCGAAGCATTGACTGGCTACTCAACGGGGAACAGGCCGCGCATCATCTGTATGGACGGAATGCACCTCGTCAGCGTTGTTGAAGGGAGAATTGACCTATCCGACTTGATCGCGCGAATTCGGGACGTGGCGGTGCAGAAGAAGCGAATCTTCGTCCCCGTTGACGAGATCCTTGCTGGAAAAGTCTAGTGATGAGTTCGACTCCATACCCCAAGCGCCTGATCGAAGTC contains the following coding sequences:
- a CDS encoding restriction endonuclease; this encodes MSTAHFPDNVMSVMKDAIINVFWKKTDVRALFDRCGVPRDLVSGQDWTAYKIHIVSPVLDNLNSTPKGLGPLRQILQETLKYTDGKHLLWLPDGEKRRKEAERGLEHLRLLVKELDAAKRTEDEERQARLRQLEQAKGGIAFRNKLDQIKTRFYALFQNPDAQARGYGLEDILYDTFDLFELSPRGPFRRIGEQIDGAFAHAGDHFLLEAKWQKEPVNLADLRDLDGAVSSSLDNTLGLFVSLNGFSGEALTGYSTGNRPRIICMDGMHLVSVVEGRIDLSDLIARIRDVAVQKKRIFVPVDEILAGKV